The Kryptolebias marmoratus isolate JLee-2015 linkage group LG1, ASM164957v2, whole genome shotgun sequence sequence ACAAAATGCTTTCagtatgtttaataaatgaatttttttaataactgagaCCGCATACCTGTTCCTGAAACCGGTTTCCTCCTCACAACTTCGGACGGAAGGGCAGGGAATTTCAAAGCAATCCTCCTTGAGGTGGCTGGAACAAACAACTGCACCCGAACCTGGCTCGCGGAAATCCGCCCTGGTTTGCTGGACAAAGCGGATCCATGCACGTCTAATGGCACCATCCTTTGGAAAAGCATACGTTGATATCCCCAAAGATCTGTTGGCAACATTGTTGCAGTATCCAACTACACAATAGTTCGGCATTTCGTATTATTTACACTACAATACAATGCACTTGATACAATACCAGCATGAACAGCAATGGCGGACGTCTCCCTGTGCTGACGTCATCACCGACGATTTCCGAGAGTTACCGAGCGCGCGATTGGAACTTTCGGTTCATAGCAGACGCTTAAaaatttttggtcaaaattcgttttttcataaaatccacCGAGTTAAATTTCACTTTGTCGACAGATATATGATATTGATGTTATTGAGATTCAATTgtgtaaagattattttgtaaccactttgctctttaaaaaaaaaaaaaaaaaaaaaaaaagaaaaacttccatctttccctatttgttccacatgggccgttccactttcacttcaagctcaggtcctctaccagaggcctgagAGCTTGAGGGTTCAATGCAGTATCTTCTGGACATAGCTTCTCCTTTTTCCTGGTGTTACAGTCGCTTGAGACTACTACATCTATCACCATTGTTTTTCtatgtatcttatctatcactaTAATGTTTGCTTGGTTAGCTATCACCTTTATGTCAGtttggatctggaagtcccacagtatcttagccctgccattccccaccacccttggtggagtctcccactttcaCTGaaggacttccagtccatactcagaAGATGTTTCTGtgcactattccagccactcaGTTATGGCGTTTCATGTACGCTTTGCCTgtctgcatcttacatcctgctattatgtgctggactggctcaggggcatctttacacagcctgcatcttgggtcctgcctggtatgataggcctctattgctcttgtgctaaggcctgctcttgtgctgccatgattagtgcctctgtgctgtcctttagtccagccctttctagagtccaggatttgttgatatcagccacttcctcaatctgccagtgGTACACGCCATGCAAGGGCTTATCCTTCCATGGgagtttctctttttcctcttccacattgggtttctgctgcctgagacattcacttagcggatcatcattgggggctttcttcctgatgtactccaggatcttagttgtttcatcctgtatagtggctctgatgctcattagtcctctgcctcctttcTTTCCCTTTGTTTACagtcagggtgctggacttgaAACCCCTAAATCCAGCACCCTGGACCctccgtgcattgtgaggagcttttgtgtcttgatgtcagtcacttctatctcctcctttggccaggttattataccagcagggtatcttaTCACTGGCACTGCATaggtgttgatgg is a genomic window containing:
- the LOC119616973 gene encoding THAP domain-containing protein 10-like: MPNYCVVGYCNNVANRSLGISTYAFPKDGAIRRAWIRFVQQTRADFREPGSGAVVCSSHLKEDCFEIPCPSVRSCEEETGFRNRVIKKRKANAVPTIGGVRRVDIAPPTPRNSAAVRKREQLQDMHNKTD